The Arvicola amphibius chromosome 5, mArvAmp1.2, whole genome shotgun sequence genome contains the following window.
TTTTCAGTGTTTCTGACCCAGATTCTGGGGACAATGGAAGGATGGTGTGTTCTATTCGGAAcgatcttcattttcttttgaagccCACATTCGAGAACTACTACACTTTAGTGACAGAGGGGCCATTggacagagagagcagagctgAGTACAACATCACCATTACAGTCACCGACATGGGCACACCCAGGCTCACAACCCAGCACACCATAACAGTGCAGGTCTCTGACGTCAACGACAACGCCCCCGCCTTCACACAAAGCTCCTACACCCTGTTTATCCAGGAGAACAACAGCCCTGCCCTGCACATAGGCACCATCAGCGCCACAGACTCAGACTCAGGCTCCAATGCCCACATCACCTACTCGCTGCTGCCCACCCATGACCCGAACCTGGCTCTCTCCTCGCTCATCTCTATCAATGCCGACAATGGGCAGCTGTTCGCACTCAGGGCGCTGGACTACGAGGCCCTGCAGACCTTCGAGTTCCACGTGGGTGCCACAGACCAAGGCTCGCCGGCGCTCAGTGGCCAGGCGCTGGTGCGCGTGCAGGTGCTGGACACCAACGACAATGCGCCCTTCGTGCTCTACCCGCTGCAGAACGCCTCTGCGCCCTTCACAGAGCTGTTGCCCAGGGCGGCGGAGCCAGGCTACCTGGTCACCAAGGTGGTGGCTGTGGACCGAGACTCTGGCCAAAATGCCTGGCTGTCGTTCCAGCTGCTGAAGGCCACGGAGCCAGGGCTGTTCAGCGTGTGGGCTCACAATGGCGAGGTGCGCACCTCCAGGCTGCTGAGTGAGCGCGATGCTCCCAAgcacaggctgctgctgctggtcaaggacaatggcgatccTCCGCAGTCGGCCAGTGTCACTCTGCATGTGCTGCTAGTGGATGGCTTTTCTcagcccttcctgcctctgcccgagGTGGCGAGCAACCCTGCGAACGACGATGACGTGCTCACCCTCTATTTGGTCATTGCCTTGGCATCTGTGTCTTCGCTCTTCctcttgtctgtgctgctgtttgTGGGGGTGAGGCTGTGCAGGAGGGCCAGGGCGTCTACTCTGGGTGACTACTCTGTGCCTGAGGGACACTTTCCTGGCCACTTGGTGGATGTCAGCGGCACGGGGACCCTGTCACAGAGCTACCAGTATGAGGTGTGTCTGACTGGGGATTCTGGGACTGGTGAGTTCAAATTCCTCAAACCCATGATCCCCCAGCTGTTCCCTCAGGATCCTGGGAGAGAAAGTAAGGAAAGTCCCCACTGCAGGGAGAGCTTTGTATTCAGTTAACTGTTGTATTTGGTTgggtgaatttatttttttccaaatctaCAGCAAAATGGTTCTCTTGAGTGAATTGTATTGTATTGGCACTGTAATCAAACCATATACATTTACTCAGTTATGAAAAcggtgggttttttctttcttgacatcTATTGTAGTTAGTAGTTTCAGGTATAATAAATATTAGGAACACAATTTCTCCATATTTCAACATATATGTTACTTTAGATCAAGTATTAGACCACAAAAGGTATTTTACTTGACCTGCTTTGGGGGTTTGTTCAGTTCAGTTTAGTTgttcttcttggtttttgttttggtttgtattgTGTTTTTAGGCattgtctcactatgtaaccctggctgtcctagaaatcactatgtagaccaggttggctgcAAACTGGTAGACACCCATccatctctgtcttccaaatgccaACTACTTTACTGTTTTTACCACAAAATTTCAAGTTTTTGTAGCTAAGGTGTTtccatattttcccttttttgttgcTATTGGTTATTAAATAGAGGGCCACTTGTGTTAACTATAATTTAGGTAGTGAGCATCACTCACGGTTGAAGTTCCTGACAGTTACCCTGAGTCACCGTGAGCATATCAATTCGCATACTTTTCCAAATTATAGCCATTCTCTGTGCTAAATATTAAGACACTAGAAatgtgacatttttcttcttctgtggaggAATAAGCTGGAGGTTGTCTGCAGTATTTGTCCATCACATACCTAGCACtttgtttaaatatattaattttagcaATCTCCTTTGTAAATATTAAAGGGATAACCTTATTACTATTAATTTGCCACCTTTGTCACTAAACGAAAGTGTTTGAGACTGCAGGTAGAATCAGTAGTAGATCACGCATGCATGCCAGGCCCTAGGAACACTTCCAAGC
Protein-coding sequences here:
- the LOC119814529 gene encoding protocadherin beta-6-like isoform X1, coding for MEAALAKTPEKRQVIFIVMLLLLWEAGSEAIRYSMPEETKSGYLLANLAKDLGLRVGELATRGARIHHRGNKELLQLDADTGNLLLKKTPDREELCGATEPCVLHFQLILENPVQFFQTDLQLTDINDHSPEFPHREMLLKIPESAQPGTVFPLKAAQDPDIGSNAVQNYTVSANLHFHVVTHSRADGRKYPELVLDRALDREEQPELTLTLTAVDGGSPPRSGTTTVHIEVVDINDNAPQFVQSLYEVQVPENRPLGTLVVAVSARDLDVGPYGNVAYSLFQGGEVSQPFVIDQVTGEIRLKGALDFEETPYYNMEIVATDSGGFSGKCSVAIQVLDVNDNAPKLTISSLTTSIPENAPETVVAVFSVSDPDSGDNGRMVCSIRNDLHFLLKPTFENYYTLVTEGPLDRESRAEYNITITVTDMGTPRLTTQHTITVQVSDVNDNAPAFTQSSYTLFIQENNSPALHIGTISATDSDSGSNAHITYSLLPTHDPNLALSSLISINADNGQLFALRALDYEALQTFEFHVGATDQGSPALSGQALVRVQVLDTNDNAPFVLYPLQNASAPFTELLPRAAEPGYLVTKVVAVDRDSGQNAWLSFQLLKATEPGLFSVWAHNGEVRTSRLLSERDAPKHRLLLLVKDNGDPPQSASVTLHVLLVDGFSQPFLPLPEVASNPANDDDVLTLYLVIALASVSSLFLLSVLLFVGVRLCRRARASTLGDYSVPEGHFPGHLVDVSGTGTLSQSYQYEVCLTGDSGTGEFKFLKPMIPQLFPQDPGRESKESPHCRESFVFS
- the LOC119814529 gene encoding protocadherin beta-6-like isoform X4 codes for the protein MEYLLKKRQVIFIVMLLLLWEAGSEAIRYSMPEETKSGYLLANLAKDLGLRVGELATRGARIHHRGNKELLQLDADTGNLLLKKTPDREELCGATEPCVLHFQLILENPVQFFQTDLQLTDINDHSPEFPHREMLLKIPESAQPGTVFPLKAAQDPDIGSNAVQNYTVSANLHFHVVTHSRADGRKYPELVLDRALDREEQPELTLTLTAVDGGSPPRSGTTTVHIEVVDINDNAPQFVQSLYEVQVPENRPLGTLVVAVSARDLDVGPYGNVAYSLFQGGEVSQPFVIDQVTGEIRLKGALDFEETPYYNMEIVATDSGGFSGKCSVAIQVLDVNDNAPKLTISSLTTSIPENAPETVVAVFSVSDPDSGDNGRMVCSIRNDLHFLLKPTFENYYTLVTEGPLDRESRAEYNITITVTDMGTPRLTTQHTITVQVSDVNDNAPAFTQSSYTLFIQENNSPALHIGTISATDSDSGSNAHITYSLLPTHDPNLALSSLISINADNGQLFALRALDYEALQTFEFHVGATDQGSPALSGQALVRVQVLDTNDNAPFVLYPLQNASAPFTELLPRAAEPGYLVTKVVAVDRDSGQNAWLSFQLLKATEPGLFSVWAHNGEVRTSRLLSERDAPKHRLLLLVKDNGDPPQSASVTLHVLLVDGFSQPFLPLPEVASNPANDDDVLTLYLVIALASVSSLFLLSVLLFVGVRLCRRARASTLGDYSVPEGHFPGHLVDVSGTGTLSQSYQYEVCLTGDSGTGEFKFLKPMIPQLFPQDPGRESKESPHCRESFVFS
- the LOC119814529 gene encoding protocadherin beta-6-like isoform X2; amino-acid sequence: MVLGKLSNKKRQVIFIVMLLLLWEAGSEAIRYSMPEETKSGYLLANLAKDLGLRVGELATRGARIHHRGNKELLQLDADTGNLLLKKTPDREELCGATEPCVLHFQLILENPVQFFQTDLQLTDINDHSPEFPHREMLLKIPESAQPGTVFPLKAAQDPDIGSNAVQNYTVSANLHFHVVTHSRADGRKYPELVLDRALDREEQPELTLTLTAVDGGSPPRSGTTTVHIEVVDINDNAPQFVQSLYEVQVPENRPLGTLVVAVSARDLDVGPYGNVAYSLFQGGEVSQPFVIDQVTGEIRLKGALDFEETPYYNMEIVATDSGGFSGKCSVAIQVLDVNDNAPKLTISSLTTSIPENAPETVVAVFSVSDPDSGDNGRMVCSIRNDLHFLLKPTFENYYTLVTEGPLDRESRAEYNITITVTDMGTPRLTTQHTITVQVSDVNDNAPAFTQSSYTLFIQENNSPALHIGTISATDSDSGSNAHITYSLLPTHDPNLALSSLISINADNGQLFALRALDYEALQTFEFHVGATDQGSPALSGQALVRVQVLDTNDNAPFVLYPLQNASAPFTELLPRAAEPGYLVTKVVAVDRDSGQNAWLSFQLLKATEPGLFSVWAHNGEVRTSRLLSERDAPKHRLLLLVKDNGDPPQSASVTLHVLLVDGFSQPFLPLPEVASNPANDDDVLTLYLVIALASVSSLFLLSVLLFVGVRLCRRARASTLGDYSVPEGHFPGHLVDVSGTGTLSQSYQYEVCLTGDSGTGEFKFLKPMIPQLFPQDPGRESKESPHCRESFVFS
- the LOC119814529 gene encoding protocadherin beta-6-like isoform X3 yields the protein MRMGREGRKRQVIFIVMLLLLWEAGSEAIRYSMPEETKSGYLLANLAKDLGLRVGELATRGARIHHRGNKELLQLDADTGNLLLKKTPDREELCGATEPCVLHFQLILENPVQFFQTDLQLTDINDHSPEFPHREMLLKIPESAQPGTVFPLKAAQDPDIGSNAVQNYTVSANLHFHVVTHSRADGRKYPELVLDRALDREEQPELTLTLTAVDGGSPPRSGTTTVHIEVVDINDNAPQFVQSLYEVQVPENRPLGTLVVAVSARDLDVGPYGNVAYSLFQGGEVSQPFVIDQVTGEIRLKGALDFEETPYYNMEIVATDSGGFSGKCSVAIQVLDVNDNAPKLTISSLTTSIPENAPETVVAVFSVSDPDSGDNGRMVCSIRNDLHFLLKPTFENYYTLVTEGPLDRESRAEYNITITVTDMGTPRLTTQHTITVQVSDVNDNAPAFTQSSYTLFIQENNSPALHIGTISATDSDSGSNAHITYSLLPTHDPNLALSSLISINADNGQLFALRALDYEALQTFEFHVGATDQGSPALSGQALVRVQVLDTNDNAPFVLYPLQNASAPFTELLPRAAEPGYLVTKVVAVDRDSGQNAWLSFQLLKATEPGLFSVWAHNGEVRTSRLLSERDAPKHRLLLLVKDNGDPPQSASVTLHVLLVDGFSQPFLPLPEVASNPANDDDVLTLYLVIALASVSSLFLLSVLLFVGVRLCRRARASTLGDYSVPEGHFPGHLVDVSGTGTLSQSYQYEVCLTGDSGTGEFKFLKPMIPQLFPQDPGRESKESPHCRESFVFS